In Xenorhabdus poinarii G6, the following are encoded in one genomic region:
- a CDS encoding DUF6386 family protein, which yields MKSSFSFTTDTATLAIFDLQAIKHRKTDTPDWWSIPDDELHEMNKGNIAFLELVDDGVYSVELVDNIENPNIEVCIKSPSGEIFIGAGEDTTGGDLEPDDSEYISRKKYL from the coding sequence ATGAAAAGTTCTTTTTCTTTCACAACAGATACAGCAACATTAGCTATATTTGATCTGCAAGCAATAAAACATAGAAAAACAGACACTCCTGATTGGTGGTCTATTCCCGATGATGAATTACATGAAATGAATAAAGGTAATATTGCCTTCTTAGAATTAGTGGATGATGGTGTTTATTCTGTTGAATTAGTTGATAATATAGAAAACCCTAATATTGAAGTATGTATAAAATCCCCATCGGGAGAAATATTTATTGGTGCAGGAGAAGATACTACAGGAGGAGATCTTGAACCTGATGATTCAGAATATATATCTAGAAAAAAATATTTGTAA